In the Clupea harengus chromosome 16, Ch_v2.0.2, whole genome shotgun sequence genome, one interval contains:
- the fbxl14b gene encoding F-box/LRR-repeat protein 14b, with protein METHISCLFPEILAMIFSYLEVRDKGRVAQVCTAWRDASYHKSVWRGVEAKLHLRRANPSLFPSLQARGIRRVQILSLRRSLSYVIQGMPNIESLNLSGCYNLTDNGLGHAFVQEIPSLRVLNLSLCKQITDSSLGRIAQYLKNLEVLELGGCSNITNTGLLLIAWGLHRLKSLNLRSCRHVSDVGIGHLAGMTRSAAEGCLSLEYLTLQDCQKLTDLSLKHISKGLTRLKVLNLSFCGGISDAGMIHLSHMTSLWTLNLRSCDNISDTGIMHLAMGTLRLSGLDVSFCDKIGDQSLAYIAQGLYQLKSLSLCSCHISDDGINRMVRQMHELRTLNIGQCVRITDKGLELIADHLTQLTGIDLYGCTKITKRGLERITQLPCLKVLNLGLWQMTESEKVR; from the coding sequence ATGGAGACGCACATATCGTGCCTCTTCCCGGAAATCTTAGCCATGATCTTCAGCTACTTGGAGGTAAGGGACAAAGGCAGGGTGGCCCAAGTCTGTACGGCTTGGAGGGACGCGTCTTACCACAAATCTGTGTGGCGGGGGGTGGAAGCGAAGCTGCATCTGAGAAGGGCGAACCCGTCGCTGTTCCCCAGCCTTCAGGCCCGGGGCATCCGGCGGGTGCAGATTCTCAGCCTGCGGCGGAGCCTGAGCTACGTGATCCAGGGTATGCCAAACATCGAGAGCCTGAACCTCAGCGGCTGCTACAACTTAACGGATAACGGCCTGGGGCACGCGTTCGTCCAGGAGATCCCGTCCCTGCGGGTGCTCAACCTCAGCCTGTGCAAGCAGATCACCGACTCCAGCCTGGGCCGGATCGCGCAGTACCTGAAGAACCTCGAGGTGCTCGAGCTGGGCGGCTGCAGCAACATCACGAACACGGGGCTGCTGCTGATCGCGTGGGGGCTGCACCGGCTCAAGAGCCTGAACCTGCGCAGCTGCCGGCACGTGTCTGACGTTGGCATCGGGCACCTGGCGGGCATGACCCGCAGCGCGGCAGAGGGCTGCCTGAGTCTCGAGTACCTCACGCTCCAAGACTGCCAGAAGCTCACGGACCTGTCGCTCAAGCACATCTCCAAGGGCCTGACGCGGCTCAAAGTTCTCAACCTGAGTTTCTGCGGGGGGATCTCTGACGCGGGCATGATACACCTCTCGCACATGACCAGCCTGTGGACGCTCAACCTGCGCTCGTGCGACAACATCAGTGACACCGGCATCATGCACCTGGCCATGGGCACGCTCAGACTGTCGGGCCTCGACGTGTCTTTTTGCGACAAGATCGGCGACCAGAGCCTGGCGTACATCGCGCAGGGCCTTTATCAGCTCAAgtcgctgtctctctgctcGTGCCACATCAGTGACGATGGCATCAACCGAATGGTGCGACAGATGCACGAGCTGAGGACCCTGAACATTGGCCAGTGTGTGCGGATAACGGACAAAGGATTGGAGCTCATCGCGGATCATCTGACCCAACTGACGGGGATCGATCTGTATGGATGTACTAAGATCACTAAACGGGGACTCGAACGGATAACTCAGCTCCCCTGTCTTAAGGTTTTGAACCTGGGCCTGTGGCAGATGACCGAGAGCGAGAAAGTGAGGTGA